From Micromonospora rifamycinica, a single genomic window includes:
- the acs gene encoding acetate--CoA ligase has protein sequence MSEALANLLNETRQFPPPAALAAEANVTAGSYDEAGADRLAFWERQAGRLAWARPWDEVLDWSNPPFAKWFVGGQLNVAYNCLDRHVEAGLGDRVAIHWEGEPGDTRTLTYADLHRLTCQAANALTDLGVVAGDRVAIYLPMVPEAAVAMLACARIGATHSVVFGGFSADALGNRIQDASAKVVITADGGYRRGKPSALKPTVDEAVANCPSIEHVLVVRRTGEEVAWSAKDHWWHETVETAPAEHTAQPFDAEHPLFILYTSGTTARPKGILHTTGGYLTQAAWTAHAVFDLKPATDVYWCTADIGWVTGHSYIVYGPLANGATQVMYEGTPDTPHKGRFWEIVDKYKVSILYTAPTLIRTMMKWGEDIPAGFDLSSLRLLGSVGEPINPEAWMWYRQHVGRGELPIVDTWWQTETGSIMISPLPGVTATKPGSAMTPLPGIAADVVDDQGRSVPNGGGGYLVLREPWPSMLRTIWGDDNRFIETYWSRFEGMYFAGDGAKKDDDGHIWLLGRVDDVMLVSGHNISTTEVESALVSHPAVAEAAVVGATDPTTGQAIVAFAIPRGTADTSGEAGEQLITELRNHVAKTLGPIAKPRQIMLVPELPKTRSGKIMRRLLRDVAENRSLGDVTTLQDSSVMELISSGLSGGKSDED, from the coding sequence ATGAGCGAGGCCTTGGCCAACCTGCTGAACGAGACGCGCCAGTTTCCGCCGCCGGCCGCACTCGCCGCGGAGGCCAACGTCACCGCCGGCTCGTACGACGAGGCCGGCGCGGACCGGCTCGCCTTCTGGGAGCGGCAGGCCGGCCGGTTGGCCTGGGCCAGGCCGTGGGACGAGGTGCTCGACTGGTCGAACCCGCCGTTCGCCAAGTGGTTCGTCGGCGGCCAGCTCAACGTGGCGTACAACTGCCTGGACCGGCACGTGGAGGCCGGCCTGGGCGACCGGGTGGCGATCCACTGGGAGGGCGAGCCGGGCGACACCCGCACCCTCACCTACGCCGACCTGCACCGGCTGACCTGCCAGGCGGCGAACGCGCTGACCGACCTGGGGGTGGTCGCCGGCGACCGGGTGGCGATCTACCTGCCGATGGTCCCCGAGGCGGCGGTGGCGATGCTGGCCTGCGCCCGGATCGGCGCCACCCACAGCGTGGTCTTCGGCGGTTTCTCCGCCGACGCGCTGGGCAACCGGATCCAGGACGCCAGCGCCAAGGTGGTGATCACCGCCGACGGCGGCTACCGCCGGGGCAAGCCGTCGGCGTTGAAGCCGACGGTGGACGAGGCGGTGGCGAACTGCCCGTCGATCGAGCACGTGCTGGTGGTCCGGCGCACCGGCGAGGAGGTCGCCTGGTCGGCGAAGGACCACTGGTGGCACGAGACGGTGGAGACGGCCCCGGCGGAGCACACCGCGCAGCCGTTCGACGCCGAGCACCCGCTGTTCATCCTGTACACCAGCGGCACCACCGCCCGGCCGAAGGGCATCCTGCACACCACCGGCGGCTACCTGACCCAGGCGGCGTGGACGGCGCACGCGGTGTTCGACCTCAAGCCTGCGACCGACGTCTACTGGTGCACCGCCGACATCGGCTGGGTCACCGGGCACTCCTACATCGTGTACGGGCCGCTGGCCAACGGCGCGACCCAGGTGATGTACGAGGGCACCCCGGACACCCCGCACAAGGGCCGGTTCTGGGAGATCGTCGACAAGTACAAGGTCAGCATCCTCTACACCGCACCGACGCTGATCCGCACCATGATGAAGTGGGGCGAGGACATCCCGGCGGGCTTCGACCTGTCGTCGCTGCGCCTGCTCGGCAGCGTCGGTGAGCCGATCAACCCGGAGGCGTGGATGTGGTACCGCCAGCACGTCGGCCGGGGCGAGCTGCCGATCGTGGACACCTGGTGGCAGACCGAGACCGGTTCGATCATGATCTCCCCGCTGCCCGGGGTCACCGCGACCAAGCCGGGTTCGGCGATGACCCCGCTGCCCGGCATCGCCGCCGACGTGGTGGACGACCAGGGCCGGTCGGTGCCGAACGGCGGCGGTGGTTACCTGGTGCTGCGCGAGCCGTGGCCGTCGATGCTGCGCACCATCTGGGGCGACGACAACCGGTTCATCGAGACGTACTGGTCCCGGTTCGAGGGGATGTACTTCGCCGGGGACGGGGCCAAGAAGGACGACGACGGGCACATCTGGCTGCTCGGCCGGGTCGACGACGTGATGCTGGTGTCCGGGCACAACATCTCCACCACCGAGGTGGAGTCGGCGCTGGTGTCCCACCCGGCGGTGGCCGAGGCGGCGGTGGTCGGCGCGACCGACCCGACCACCGGGCAGGCGATCGTCGCGTTCGCCATCCCGCGCGGCACCGCCGACACCTCGGGCGAGGCGGGCGAGCAGCTCATCACCGAGCTGCGCAACCACGTCGCCAAGACGCTCGGCCCGATCGCCAAGCCCCGGCAGATCATGCTGGTGCCGGAGCTGCCGAAGACCCGCTCCGGCAAGATCATGCGCCGGCTGCTGCGGGACGTGGCGGAGAACCGGTCGCTCGGTGACGTGACCACGCTCCAGGACTCCTCGGTGATGGAGCTGATCTCCTCCGGGCTCAGCGGCGGCAAGTCCGACGAGGACTGA
- a CDS encoding immune inhibitor A domain-containing protein gives MNILPSTAARRRLLVALPTLALVATSLTVTGSAAARPAGPAVPTRIGADEHYLNYAEPEVQPDTPGKEVRGADGILASPADEARAYDRKFAGGNPLAARELARNEARAIRTGQSPRAFKKAKSTQTAKLLTLLVEFNDRADDDFTGVMVPKTVFEDRTCVPGTVQNGPKHNNIPNPATLPHEDNNSMWVPDFSPTHYDKMLYTKQGITERVRKDLKGPDGRKGIDLSGRTMHNMYLEMSKGAYTVDGQASPWITVPHSEGWYAASRCFQDDSGAWVAGREQAMNGHPDNPQGAGRLATDAIDALAAADPNFPWADYDMEDQGDRDGDGNVNEPDGVIDHLVLVHAGQGKSRGGGDQGVYAVWAHSSTVAGGYTIPGTNLKVSNYIVQPEDAGVGVFAHEFGHDLGLPDLYDTSGNADSDVDFWDLMASGSHSGEIFQALPVHMGIWDKWVLGWADPLTLAPGTRTRTAPLGQSSRTPVGTQDGIKIDLPDKVVTLAEPHSGTGMWYSGADQAWADVRLTRQVAVPNATDAKFWMWNNYVIEEDWDYGFVEVSTDGGATWAEQKVYDAAGALVSTNDGYADPNGRMVDFGNKKYGLTGATDGWRHDWIDLSAYAGTTVQVRLRYATDEAFQERGWFADDLSVTGGGATTFSDDVEGGANGWTPTVGTFTDTTGAGWHIDPGTQVKAQYYLAEWRNFDGFDRGLKYAYDTIYSHEAWKVDRISYNAPGMLVWYRDTMLGDVNHVTGQMTALPSYGAKGGLLIVDSHYDPLRRTGEAAAKDPSVLDNLPSRPQSSNAAFSLNRTYPFTECLEAADEPYSAYCTKFAGQRPMSTFTDAKGWYPGIEMRDGSPYARDNDASVVVPSRRNKPYTTRVVNPDGTPATEFYGVTLGGGAIVLGTGNPSDAGVRHGVSIKILSAAPDNSYAVVQIVPAKN, from the coding sequence ATGAACATTCTCCCGTCCACCGCGGCGCGCCGACGCCTCCTCGTCGCGCTGCCCACCCTCGCGCTCGTCGCCACCTCGCTGACCGTGACCGGCAGCGCCGCGGCCCGGCCCGCCGGCCCGGCGGTGCCGACCCGGATCGGGGCCGACGAGCACTACCTCAACTACGCGGAGCCGGAGGTGCAGCCGGACACCCCGGGCAAGGAGGTGCGGGGCGCCGACGGGATCCTCGCCTCGCCCGCCGACGAGGCCCGCGCGTACGACCGGAAGTTCGCCGGTGGCAACCCGTTGGCCGCCCGGGAACTGGCCCGCAACGAGGCGCGGGCGATCCGGACCGGGCAGAGCCCCCGCGCGTTCAAGAAGGCCAAGAGCACCCAGACGGCCAAGCTGCTCACCCTGCTGGTCGAGTTCAACGACCGGGCCGACGACGACTTCACCGGGGTGATGGTCCCGAAGACGGTCTTCGAGGACCGCACCTGCGTGCCCGGCACCGTCCAGAACGGGCCGAAGCACAACAACATCCCGAACCCGGCGACCCTGCCGCACGAGGACAACAACTCGATGTGGGTGCCGGACTTCTCGCCCACCCACTACGACAAGATGCTCTACACCAAGCAGGGCATCACCGAGCGGGTCCGCAAGGACCTCAAGGGACCGGACGGCAGGAAGGGCATCGACCTGTCCGGCCGCACCATGCACAACATGTACCTGGAGATGTCCAAGGGCGCGTACACGGTGGACGGGCAGGCCAGCCCGTGGATCACGGTGCCGCACTCGGAGGGCTGGTACGCGGCCTCGCGCTGCTTCCAGGACGACAGCGGGGCCTGGGTCGCCGGCCGGGAGCAGGCGATGAACGGCCACCCGGACAACCCGCAGGGCGCGGGCCGGCTCGCCACCGACGCGATCGACGCGCTGGCCGCGGCCGACCCGAACTTCCCGTGGGCCGACTACGACATGGAGGACCAGGGCGACCGGGACGGTGACGGCAACGTCAACGAGCCGGACGGGGTGATCGACCACCTGGTGCTGGTGCACGCCGGGCAGGGCAAGTCCCGCGGCGGCGGCGACCAGGGCGTGTACGCCGTCTGGGCGCACTCCTCCACGGTGGCCGGCGGCTACACCATCCCCGGCACCAACCTGAAGGTGTCCAACTACATCGTGCAGCCGGAGGACGCCGGGGTCGGGGTCTTCGCCCACGAGTTCGGTCACGACCTGGGCCTGCCGGACCTCTACGACACCTCCGGCAACGCCGACTCGGACGTCGACTTCTGGGACCTGATGGCGTCCGGCTCGCACAGCGGCGAGATCTTCCAGGCGCTGCCGGTGCACATGGGCATCTGGGACAAGTGGGTGCTCGGCTGGGCCGACCCGCTGACCCTCGCCCCCGGCACCCGGACCCGGACGGCACCGCTCGGGCAGAGCTCGCGTACCCCGGTGGGCACCCAGGACGGCATCAAGATCGACCTGCCGGACAAGGTGGTCACCCTCGCCGAGCCGCACAGCGGCACCGGGATGTGGTACAGCGGCGCCGACCAGGCCTGGGCGGACGTCCGGCTCACCCGGCAGGTCGCCGTCCCGAACGCCACCGACGCGAAGTTCTGGATGTGGAACAACTACGTCATCGAGGAGGACTGGGACTACGGCTTCGTCGAGGTCTCCACCGACGGCGGGGCCACCTGGGCCGAGCAGAAGGTGTACGACGCGGCGGGCGCGCTGGTCTCCACGAACGACGGTTACGCCGACCCGAACGGCCGTATGGTCGACTTCGGCAACAAGAAGTACGGCCTGACCGGCGCCACCGACGGCTGGCGGCACGACTGGATCGACCTGTCGGCGTACGCCGGGACGACCGTGCAGGTGCGGCTGCGGTACGCCACCGACGAGGCGTTCCAGGAGCGGGGCTGGTTCGCCGACGACCTCTCGGTCACCGGCGGCGGGGCCACCACCTTCAGCGACGACGTGGAGGGCGGCGCGAACGGCTGGACGCCGACCGTCGGCACCTTCACCGACACCACCGGCGCGGGCTGGCACATCGACCCGGGCACCCAGGTCAAGGCGCAGTACTACCTGGCCGAGTGGCGCAACTTCGACGGCTTCGACAGGGGCCTGAAGTACGCCTACGACACCATCTACTCGCACGAGGCGTGGAAGGTCGACCGGATCTCGTACAACGCGCCGGGCATGCTGGTCTGGTACCGGGACACCATGCTGGGCGACGTCAACCACGTCACCGGGCAGATGACCGCGCTGCCCAGCTACGGGGCCAAGGGCGGGCTGCTGATCGTCGACTCGCACTACGACCCGCTGCGGCGGACCGGTGAGGCGGCGGCGAAGGACCCGTCGGTGCTGGACAACCTGCCGAGCCGGCCGCAGTCGTCCAACGCGGCGTTCTCGCTGAACAGGACGTACCCGTTCACCGAGTGCCTGGAGGCGGCGGACGAGCCCTACAGCGCATACTGCACCAAGTTCGCCGGGCAGCGCCCGATGTCCACGTTCACCGACGCCAAGGGCTGGTACCCGGGCATCGAGATGCGCGACGGCTCCCCGTACGCGCGGGACAACGACGCCTCGGTGGTCGTCCCGTCGCGGCGGAACAAGCCGTACACCACCCGGGTGGTGAACCCGGACGGCACGCCGGCCACCGAGTTCTACGGTGTGACGCTGGGCGGCGGGGCGATCGTGCTCGGCACCGGCAACCCGTCCGACGCCGGGGTCCGGCACGGGGTCTCGATCAAGATCCTGTCGGCCGCGCCGGACAACTCGTACGCGGTCGTCCAGATCGTCCCGGCGAAGAACTGA
- a CDS encoding immune inhibitor A domain-containing protein, with the protein MGLLGLSLTATGLVTGTSASAAPTPKLPTAAPSIAEPANADHDLPNPLETKRRALRQEGLSEVISGKTKAQKINGSTVVKVGKTQAAGRNARTTTSGVAQTQDQYVELGREKTDKIFVILAEFGNERHPSYPDQDTAPSVPGPTRFDGPLHNEIPAPNRAVDNSTVWQPDYNADYYRKIYFGTGQGDESLKQYYEAQSSGRYSVEGEVTDWVKVKYNEARYGRSNGYPCASNVCNNTWALVRDAANQWVADQKAAGRTDAQIAADVKSMDEWDRYDYDGDGNFNEPDGYIDHFQIVHSGGDQADGDPIQGEDAIWSHRWYAFASDQGSTGPSTFPGGGTQIGNTGVWIGDYTIQPENGGRSVFYHEYGHDLGLPDDYNVINSGDNNNEHWTLMAQSRLGAKNDQGIGDRGGDLGAWNKLQLGWLDYEVVVAGQQKTLNLGPQEYNSDKAQGAVVVLPQREYTFQNGKPFEGTKQFFSGNDDDLNTTMTRTIDLTGKTSAALTMKGRYSIEADYDYLFFEASTDGGQTWSTLPGTANGKALKEISPGRFALDGTSGGQWVDVNIPMNAAAGKVVQFRLRYQTDGGVSEGGFYGDAITITADGQTVLSDGAEAGATGWTLNGFSIVAETYIRKFDNYYIAGNRSYVSYDQYLKTGPYYFGYANTRPDYVDHYAYQEGLLISYWNLRWADNDTFDHPGEGRNMIIDAHPEPLYNLTGAPWRARVQVYDATFSLKKADSFTLHINSVPQYVRGQAAQPLFDDTKQYWYPELPNHGVKLPATGTKIRVVEQNGTSVKVRFS; encoded by the coding sequence GTGGGTCTGCTCGGGCTCTCGCTGACGGCGACAGGTCTGGTGACGGGTACGTCCGCCAGCGCCGCGCCGACGCCGAAGCTCCCGACGGCCGCCCCGTCGATCGCGGAGCCCGCCAACGCGGACCACGATCTGCCCAACCCGCTCGAAACCAAGCGGCGGGCACTGCGCCAGGAGGGCCTCAGCGAGGTCATCTCGGGCAAGACCAAGGCGCAGAAGATCAACGGAAGCACGGTCGTCAAGGTCGGCAAGACCCAGGCTGCGGGGCGGAACGCCCGGACGACGACCTCGGGCGTCGCCCAGACGCAGGACCAGTACGTCGAACTGGGCCGGGAGAAGACGGACAAGATCTTCGTCATCCTCGCGGAGTTCGGCAACGAGCGGCACCCGAGCTACCCGGACCAGGACACGGCTCCGTCCGTTCCCGGCCCGACCCGGTTCGACGGACCGCTGCACAACGAGATCCCGGCGCCCAACCGGGCGGTGGACAACTCCACCGTCTGGCAGCCGGACTACAACGCCGACTACTACCGGAAGATCTACTTCGGCACCGGTCAGGGTGACGAGTCGCTGAAGCAGTACTACGAGGCCCAGTCCTCGGGTCGCTACAGCGTCGAGGGCGAGGTCACCGACTGGGTCAAGGTGAAGTACAACGAGGCCCGGTACGGCCGCTCCAACGGCTACCCCTGCGCCTCGAACGTCTGCAACAACACCTGGGCGCTCGTCCGGGACGCCGCCAACCAGTGGGTCGCCGACCAGAAGGCGGCCGGCCGCACCGACGCCCAGATCGCCGCCGACGTCAAGTCGATGGACGAGTGGGACCGGTACGACTACGACGGCGACGGCAACTTCAACGAGCCGGACGGCTACATCGACCACTTCCAGATCGTCCACTCCGGCGGCGACCAGGCCGACGGCGACCCGATCCAGGGTGAGGACGCCATCTGGAGCCACCGGTGGTACGCCTTCGCCTCGGACCAGGGCAGCACGGGCCCGTCGACCTTCCCCGGCGGCGGCACCCAGATCGGCAACACCGGCGTCTGGATCGGCGACTACACCATCCAGCCGGAGAACGGTGGCCGGAGCGTCTTCTACCACGAGTACGGTCACGACCTCGGTCTGCCGGACGACTACAACGTCATCAACAGCGGTGACAACAACAACGAGCACTGGACCCTGATGGCCCAGAGCCGGCTCGGTGCCAAGAACGACCAGGGCATCGGCGACCGGGGCGGCGACCTCGGCGCGTGGAACAAGCTCCAGCTCGGCTGGCTCGACTACGAGGTCGTGGTGGCCGGCCAGCAGAAGACCCTCAACCTGGGCCCGCAGGAGTACAACTCCGACAAGGCGCAGGGTGCCGTGGTGGTGCTGCCCCAGCGGGAGTACACCTTCCAGAACGGCAAGCCGTTCGAGGGGACGAAGCAGTTCTTCTCCGGCAACGACGACGACCTGAACACCACGATGACGCGGACGATCGACCTCACCGGGAAGACCAGCGCCGCGCTCACCATGAAGGGTCGTTACTCGATCGAGGCGGACTACGACTACCTCTTCTTCGAGGCCAGCACCGACGGCGGCCAGACCTGGTCCACCCTGCCGGGTACCGCCAACGGCAAGGCCCTCAAGGAGATCTCCCCCGGGCGCTTCGCCCTGGACGGCACCAGCGGCGGCCAGTGGGTCGACGTCAACATCCCGATGAACGCGGCGGCCGGCAAGGTGGTGCAGTTCCGGCTGCGCTACCAGACCGACGGCGGTGTCTCCGAGGGTGGCTTCTACGGTGACGCGATCACCATCACCGCCGACGGGCAGACCGTGCTCAGCGACGGTGCGGAGGCCGGTGCCACCGGTTGGACCCTGAACGGGTTCAGCATCGTGGCCGAGACCTACATCCGTAAGTTCGACAACTACTACATCGCCGGCAACCGGTCCTACGTGTCGTACGACCAGTACCTCAAGACCGGCCCGTACTACTTCGGTTACGCGAACACCCGCCCGGACTACGTGGACCACTACGCGTACCAGGAGGGTCTGCTGATCTCCTACTGGAACCTCCGGTGGGCCGACAACGACACCTTCGACCACCCGGGCGAGGGTCGGAACATGATCATCGACGCGCACCCGGAGCCGCTGTACAACCTGACCGGTGCCCCGTGGCGGGCCCGCGTCCAGGTGTACGACGCGACCTTCAGCCTGAAGAAGGCGGACTCGTTCACGCTGCACATCAACAGCGTGCCGCAGTACGTCCGTGGCCAGGCCGCGCAGCCGCTGTTCGACGACACCAAGCAGTACTGGTACCCGGAGCTGCCGAACCACGGCGTCAAGCTCCCGGCCACCGGCACCAAGATCCGCGTGGTGGAGCAGAACGGCACCTCGGTGAAGGTTCGCTTCTCCTGA
- a CDS encoding alpha/beta fold hydrolase: protein MTEQRGGAVDESRVLTEGPWTHRFVGANGSRFHVVEAGTGPMVLFLHGFPEHWWAWHAMLPAVADAGFRAVAVDLRGYGASDKPPRGYDGYTLAADVAGLIRGLGERSATIVGAGSGGLIGWTAASFHPTLVRRLVVLGAPHPLRLRAAIFADPRGQFAASTPALKFQLPRYEHVLTRNDAAEVGEMLRRWGGPQWVTGPDFADYAQRCREAMLIPQAAFCALEGYRWAFRSVLRLHGYRFVRLMQRPLVTPTLQLHGAVDVASLPRTAQGSGRYVSAPYEWRLLDGVGHFPHVEAGELVLGEILRWTKS from the coding sequence ATGACCGAGCAGCGCGGCGGAGCCGTCGACGAGTCCCGCGTCCTCACCGAAGGACCGTGGACACACCGGTTCGTCGGCGCGAACGGCAGCCGGTTCCACGTCGTCGAGGCGGGCACCGGCCCGATGGTGCTCTTCCTGCACGGCTTCCCCGAACACTGGTGGGCCTGGCACGCGATGCTGCCGGCCGTCGCCGACGCCGGGTTCCGGGCCGTCGCGGTGGACCTGCGCGGCTACGGCGCCAGCGACAAACCACCCCGGGGATACGACGGCTACACCCTCGCCGCCGACGTCGCCGGCCTGATCCGCGGTCTCGGCGAACGCTCCGCCACCATCGTCGGCGCCGGCTCGGGCGGGCTCATCGGCTGGACGGCCGCCTCGTTCCACCCCACCCTGGTCCGCCGGCTGGTGGTGCTCGGCGCCCCCCACCCGCTGCGGCTGCGGGCGGCGATCTTCGCCGACCCGCGTGGCCAGTTCGCCGCCTCCACCCCGGCGCTGAAGTTCCAGCTCCCCCGGTACGAACACGTGCTCACCCGCAACGACGCCGCCGAGGTCGGGGAGATGCTGCGCCGCTGGGGCGGCCCGCAGTGGGTCACCGGCCCCGACTTCGCCGACTACGCGCAGCGCTGCCGGGAGGCGATGCTGATCCCGCAGGCCGCCTTCTGCGCCCTGGAAGGCTACCGGTGGGCCTTCCGCTCGGTGCTGCGGCTGCACGGGTACCGGTTCGTCCGGTTGATGCAGCGGCCACTGGTCACACCCACCCTGCAACTGCACGGGGCGGTCGACGTCGCCTCGCTGCCCCGCACCGCGCAGGGCTCCGGCCGGTACGTCAGCGCCCCCTACGAGTGGCGGCTGCTCGACGGCGTGGGGCACTTCCCCCACGTGGAGGCCGGCGAGCTGGTGCTCGGTGAGATCCTGCGCTGGACCAAGTCCTGA